A region of Streptomyces sp. WMMC500 DNA encodes the following proteins:
- a CDS encoding MmcQ/YjbR family DNA-binding protein, which yields MTPDQLRAACLEPNGAVEEWPFDRHRAVSVFKVGGKMFALSELAATPLSVSLKCEPDLAVQLRATHPEIVGGYHLNKRHWNTVRLDGAVPEDLVLEMIEDSYDLVVAKLPRARRLALDWPGERHRTPPGT from the coding sequence ATGACACCTGACCAGCTTCGCGCCGCCTGCCTGGAGCCGAACGGGGCCGTCGAGGAGTGGCCCTTCGACCGCCACCGGGCCGTCTCCGTCTTCAAGGTCGGCGGCAAGATGTTCGCGCTCAGCGAGCTGGCGGCCACGCCGCTGTCCGTGAGCCTGAAGTGCGAGCCGGACCTGGCGGTGCAACTGCGCGCGACGCACCCGGAGATCGTCGGCGGGTACCACCTGAACAAGCGCCACTGGAACACCGTCCGCCTCGACGGCGCCGTGCCCGAGGACCTCGTGCTGGAGATGATCGAGGACTCGTACGACCTGGTGGTGGCCAAGCTCCCCCGCGCCCGCCGCCTGGCCCTCGACTGGCCGGGCGAACGCCACCGGACACCCCCGGGCACGTAG
- a CDS encoding uracil-DNA glycosylase produces the protein MTTSPPPLPAVTAPRTRTVAELDGRLCDCRACPRLVAWREEVAATRRRAYADWDYWGRPVPGFGPADAAMLIVGLAPAAHGANRTGRMFTGDRSGDVLYAALHATGLASRPVATHRGDGLTLRGVRITAPVHCAPPENKPTPAERDTCRPWLVREIELLRPTLRSAVVLGAFGWQAALPALAAAGWEVPRPRPVFGHGAHTTLHRADGGTPLELYGCYHVSQQNTFTGRLTPAMLREVLTGAAIAAGL, from the coding sequence GCTCCCCGCCGTCACCGCCCCCCGCACCCGCACCGTCGCCGAACTGGACGGGCGGCTGTGCGACTGCCGCGCCTGCCCGCGGCTCGTCGCCTGGCGGGAGGAGGTCGCCGCGACCAGGCGCAGGGCGTACGCCGACTGGGACTACTGGGGCCGCCCCGTACCCGGCTTCGGCCCCGCGGACGCCGCCATGCTGATCGTCGGCCTCGCGCCCGCCGCCCACGGCGCCAACCGCACCGGCCGGATGTTCACCGGCGACCGCTCCGGGGACGTCCTGTACGCGGCCCTGCACGCCACCGGCCTCGCCAGCCGGCCGGTCGCCACCCACCGCGGCGACGGCCTGACCCTGCGCGGCGTCCGTATCACGGCCCCCGTCCACTGCGCCCCGCCGGAGAACAAGCCGACGCCCGCCGAGCGGGACACGTGCCGGCCCTGGCTCGTCCGCGAGATCGAGCTGCTGCGGCCGACGCTGCGCTCGGCGGTGGTGCTCGGCGCTTTCGGCTGGCAGGCGGCGCTGCCGGCGCTCGCCGCGGCCGGCTGGGAAGTGCCGCGCCCGCGGCCGGTGTTCGGGCACGGGGCGCACACGACGCTGCACCGGGCGGACGGGGGCACGCCGCTGGAGCTGTACGGGTGCTACCACGTCAGCCAGCAGAACACCTTCACGGGACGGCTGACGCCGGCGATGCTGCGGGAGGTGCTGACGGGCGCGGCGATCGCGGCGGGACTGTAG